A genomic window from Anguilla rostrata isolate EN2019 chromosome 14, ASM1855537v3, whole genome shotgun sequence includes:
- the LOC135239241 gene encoding metal transporter CNNM3-like, whose amino-acid sequence MMQPVYETLITPPTPSQVTRLQYLNAVMASRVAQSPDPPEIKVLPNSQTKLLNERNTNPGASKSMEPVAGGETHG is encoded by the exons ATGATGCAGCCTGTGTATGAGACCCtgatcaccccccccaccccctcccaggtGACACGCCTGCAGTACCTCAACGCCGTGATGGCTTCCCGTGTGGCTCAGAGCCCTGACCCCCCCGAAATTAAAGTCCTGCCCAACAGCCAGACCAAGCTGCTAAATGAGAGGAACACCAACCCAG GTGCGAGCAAGAGCATGGAGCCTGTGGCTGGAGGTGAAACTCACGGATAG
- the il1b gene encoding interleukin-1 beta isoform X2, with the protein MSDADFELSLALDSMTFGTDCPAEVKGEAVSEDVRSDDAVEVKVSRRLCMRQVADTIIALNRLKHRQMLMGTNCVDNKLLIGMMESLLEDTMSDADFELSLALDSMTFGTDCPAEVKGEAVSEDVRSDDAVEVKVSRRPCMRQVADTIIALNRLKHWQMLMGTDCVDNKLLIGMMESLLEAGAIQSHQTFVRDKTYVYSVTDREKRTLVRADKLHAEGRLAMSVRDKEYYQTIVKLSLSTYMAFYCTGNRGQVVTLGIANTNSYMFCSMESGSERAILRLKRVDQDLTEIASQEEKASFLFFKRREGLSRITFESVKFRGWYICTEPASEPASEPAFEAPLAMCTMQEQGNRTITFMLRLE; encoded by the exons ATGTCCGACGCTGATTTTGAATTGTCACTGGCATTGGACAG CATGACATTTGGCACAGACTGCCCTGCCGAGGTTAAG GGAGAAGCCGTGAGTGAAGACGTGCGCAGCGACGACGCGGTGGAAGTGAAGGTGTCGCGGCGGCTGTGCATGCGCCAAGTCGCCGACACCATCATCGCCCTGAATAGGCTGAAGCATAGGCAAATGCTGATGGGCACCAACTGCGTTGACAACAAGCTGCTGATCGGCATGATGGAGAGTTTACTCGAGG ACACAATGTCCGACGCTGATTTTGAATTGTCACTGGCATTGGACAG CATGACATTTGGCACAGACTGCCCTGCCGAGGTTAAG GGAGAAGCCGTGAGTGAAGACGTGCGCAGCGACGACGCAGTGGAAGTGAAGGTGTCGCGGCGGCCGTGCATGCGCCAAGTCGCCGACACCATCATCGCCCTGAATAGGTTGAAGCATTGGCAAATGCTGATGGGCACCGACTGCGTTGACAACAAGCTGCTGATCGGCATGATGGAGAGTTTACTCGAGG CTGGAGCCATTCAAAGTCACCAGACCTTTGTCAGGGACAAAACATACGTGTATTCTGTAACCGACCGAGAGAAGAGGACGCTGGTCAGGGCAGACAAACTACATGCTGAGGGCCGCCTGGCCATGAGCGTACGGGACAAAGAGTACTACCAGACAATCG taaaattgaGTTTATCAACATACATGGCTTTCTACTGCACTGGTAACCGAGGCCAAGTCGTCACCCTGGGGATCGCCAATACCAACAGCTACATGTTCTGTTCTATGGAGTCAGGATCAGAAAGAGCTATTCTGCGGTTGAAG CGTGTGGACCAGGACTTGACAGAAATCGCTTCCCAGGAAGAGAAGGCGTCCTTCCTGTTCTTCAAGCGACGTGAAGGCTTATCCAGAATTACCTTCGAGTCGGTCAAGTTCAGAGGCTGGTACATTTGCACGGAGCCAGCCTCCGAGCCAGCCTCCGAGCCAGCCTTCG
- the il1b gene encoding interleukin-1 beta isoform X1, giving the protein MYHWFGFHNSQTLDSMTFGTDCPAEVKGEAVSEDVRSDDAVEVKVSRRLCMRQVADTIIALNRLKHRQMLMGTNCVDNKLLIGMMESLLEDTMSDADFELSLALDSMTFGTDCPAEVKGEAVSEDVRSDDAVEVKVSRRPCMRQVADTIIALNRLKHWQMLMGTDCVDNKLLIGMMESLLEAGAIQSHQTFVRDKTYVYSVTDREKRTLVRADKLHAEGRLAMSVRDKEYYQTIVKLSLSTYMAFYCTGNRGQVVTLGIANTNSYMFCSMESGSERAILRLKRVDQDLTEIASQEEKASFLFFKRREGLSRITFESVKFRGWYICTEPASEPASEPAFEAPLAMCTMQEQGNRTITFMLRLE; this is encoded by the exons aTGTATCATTGGTTTGGTTTCCATAACTCTCAAACGCTTGACAGCATGACATTTGGCACAGACTGCCCTGCCGAGGTTAAG GGAGAAGCCGTGAGTGAAGACGTGCGCAGCGACGACGCGGTGGAAGTGAAGGTGTCGCGGCGGCTGTGCATGCGCCAAGTCGCCGACACCATCATCGCCCTGAATAGGCTGAAGCATAGGCAAATGCTGATGGGCACCAACTGCGTTGACAACAAGCTGCTGATCGGCATGATGGAGAGTTTACTCGAGG ACACAATGTCCGACGCTGATTTTGAATTGTCACTGGCATTGGACAG CATGACATTTGGCACAGACTGCCCTGCCGAGGTTAAG GGAGAAGCCGTGAGTGAAGACGTGCGCAGCGACGACGCAGTGGAAGTGAAGGTGTCGCGGCGGCCGTGCATGCGCCAAGTCGCCGACACCATCATCGCCCTGAATAGGTTGAAGCATTGGCAAATGCTGATGGGCACCGACTGCGTTGACAACAAGCTGCTGATCGGCATGATGGAGAGTTTACTCGAGG CTGGAGCCATTCAAAGTCACCAGACCTTTGTCAGGGACAAAACATACGTGTATTCTGTAACCGACCGAGAGAAGAGGACGCTGGTCAGGGCAGACAAACTACATGCTGAGGGCCGCCTGGCCATGAGCGTACGGGACAAAGAGTACTACCAGACAATCG taaaattgaGTTTATCAACATACATGGCTTTCTACTGCACTGGTAACCGAGGCCAAGTCGTCACCCTGGGGATCGCCAATACCAACAGCTACATGTTCTGTTCTATGGAGTCAGGATCAGAAAGAGCTATTCTGCGGTTGAAG CGTGTGGACCAGGACTTGACAGAAATCGCTTCCCAGGAAGAGAAGGCGTCCTTCCTGTTCTTCAAGCGACGTGAAGGCTTATCCAGAATTACCTTCGAGTCGGTCAAGTTCAGAGGCTGGTACATTTGCACGGAGCCAGCCTCCGAGCCAGCCTCCGAGCCAGCCTTCG